The window GCGATTTAATTAATGAGGGGAATATTGGATTAATAAGGGCAGCAAAGAAATTTGATCCTACAAAGGGGATCAAGTTTATCACCTATGCTGTTTGGTGGATTCGCACTTCAATCAGGCATGCCCTTGCAAAACAGCAAGGGGTTGTCAGTCTTCCCTATAAACAGACAGATATCTTTTATAAGATAAATAGAAAAAAAGAGGAGCTTTCCAAGAATCTAGAGAAGGAGCCTTCTGTGGATGAGTTAGCAGATTCCCTAGATTTGTCCATTGAGGATATTGAGAGAAATCAACAGAACTATAGTTCCTTTTTGTCTTTAGATGTCCCTATATCTAATGATTCCAAGAAATCTTTTGTTGAGCTATTGGGGGAGGACGATCCTGCAAGGGTTGACCAAGATTTGGAAGAGAGGTCTTTGAGTAAAGAGACCGCTAAGTTAATTGAAGAATTAGAGCCGAGGCAAAAAGAGATCATTGAGATGAGGTTTGGTTTAAATGGGAAAGAATCCATGAGTCTAAGAGAAGTCGGGAAGAAATTAAGACTCAGCGGAGAGAGAGTACGACAGATAGAAAAGGAATCTCTTGTAAATCTTCATAGAATAGCAAAAGAAAGGGAATTGGATCTATTTCTTAATTAAGAACTTGATAGGTCTTTGTCTGTTTGATTTCAAGAGGTATAAAGCCATTAAAGATTTTTATAAAAATTGTTGAATTATCAAGATTAATTTTTAGGTCACTGAAGGTTTGTTTTGCCATTATACAGAAAAAATGTTAAATTAGATGCATGATAGATTATCACATCCACACGATCTTTTGCGGGCATGCCACTGGAGATTTCGAAGATTATGTTCAAAAGGCTATAGACCTTGGTTTTAAAGAGATAGGCTTTGCTGACCACTTCCCCCTCCTTAGGCATTGGGAACCAGAAATAACTATGTTAAGCGAGGAGTTGCCTGTTTATGTAGGCAAGGTTTTAGAAATAAACAATCGTTTCAAAGAGATAGAGATAAAATTGGGAATCGAGGTTGATTATATTCCTGAATGTATAGAGGAAACCCAAAAGATACTTGAAAAGTATCCCTTTGATTATGTGTATTGTTCCTTACACTATATTGGGGATTGGGGATTTGATAATCCTGCCTATAAGGAGTCATGGGAAAAAGAAAATATAACAGAGATATATCAAGAATATTATAGACTTTTAAGGGAGGCTGTTTCTACAGGATTATTTGACATTATTGCCCATCTTGATTTAGTCAAAAAGTTTGGCTATCGGCCAGAAAAAAACATCTTTCATGAGATAAAAAGGGTTATTAACACGATAAAAAAAGAAAAGATGGCCATAGAAATTAATACTTCTGGATTAAGAATGCCTGTAAGTGAAATATATCCTTCGCAAGAGATATTACGTTATTGTAAAAAGAGGTTTGTACCTGTTATTATGGGATCAGATGCCCACACCCCAGATGATGTAGGGAGAGATTTTAATAAAGCCAAGAGGATTTTAAAAAAGATTGGTTATAAGAATACAGTTGTATTCAATAAGAGGAAGATTGTAGATAAGATTAAGTTATAGAAAATAATATGGGTGAGGATATTTGGTTAAATAGCTAGAAAAATTTTTGAAAAAAAGTATGGCTTGTTGTCTCATACCTTTTTGTTGCTTCTCTCATTAAGTAAAAGGGCCAGCAGAACCTTTACTTAATTGGTGAGCTGTAACAACCAGCGTTTGTTTTGGTGATTAGGAGCTCAAAGGGTACCAACTTTCTACATCTTTTAGGTATTTGACAACAAGCCATAAATTTTTAATAACATTCTGAATAACCGCATTGCTTACAGAGCAAGCATCCGCTTTCATGCTCAACAATTCCACCGCAGTCAGGACAGCTCCCCCTCATAAAGAGTTTTTCACTGGTTATCTTTATTTCTGTAATCTCCTTTAATGCATGTTGGTAAGAAGCTTCCCCTATGTTTAAGTAGCTCTCTAAGGCCTTTGCAATCGCATCAGAGCATGATAAAATTTTACCTCCATTTTGCCAGACCGGAAGATGGCAACTGATTCCTTTTAGCTGGCTTATTATTTCGCTTGTGTCAATATTAGACCTTAATGCAAGAGAGACCAGTCTTCCAAGAGCCTCAGATTGAGATGCTGAACAGCCACCCGCCTTACCCATCTGATTGAATATTTCAAAGGGCTTTCCTTTTTCATCTTCATTGATGGTTACATAAAGCTTCCCGCAACCTGTCTTCATCATCCGTGTCGTGCCTGTTGTAATTTCGGATCTTGGCCTTGGAATGCGTTTTATTTGGGCTTCTTTTGTTGGTTTATTAATATTTAAAACCTGTTTATCTCTGCTAGAATCTCTATAAATTGTAACACCTTTGCAGCCCAGTTTATAGGCGAGGAGATATACCTTTTTAACATCATCAGTTGTAGAATCATGTCTTAAGTTTACTGTTTTTGAGACGGCGTTATCCGTGTATTTTTGAAATGCCCCCTGCATTCTTATATGATATTCTGGTGAAATATCATGAGCAGTTACAAAGAGTTTTTGAATATCTTCAGGCACCTCCGCCATCCCTTGAACCGATCCCTTTTCAGCAATCTTTTTCATGAGCTCTTTGCTATAGAAGCCTCTCTTTTTTGCCACTTCTTCAAATAAAGGATGCACTTCAATAAGTTCATCATCATCCAGAACCTTTCTAATGTATGAGAGGGCAAAGAGGGGTTCTATGCCGCTTGAGCAGTTAGCTATGATACTTAGGGTTCCAGTGGGTGCTATGGTTGTGAGGGTTGCGTTTCTAAGATTCAAGCCATTATTGGATGTAGCATATATGCTTTCTTGGTAGTTTGGGAATACCCCTCTTTTTATGGCTATCTCTGCAGAGGCCTTTCTTGCCTCTTTTAAGATGAAATTCATAATATCTTCTGCTGTAGCAAGAGCCAAATCAGAATTATAAGGGATTCCTAATTTGATAAGCATGTCAGCAAATCCCATAACCCCAAGCCCAATCTTTCTGTTTTCCTTGGTATTTTTTGCAATTAAATCTATGGGATAGTTATTCATATCAATAACATTATCTAAAAACTGGACAGAGGTTTTTACTGTTTCTGCAAGCTTGGTATAATCTAGGATATTTTTTCCATTACCACTCAAAACCATTTTAGAGAGATTTATCGAGCCTAAGTTACAAGATTCATAAGGGAGGAGAGGCTGTTCTCCACAGGGATTTGTGCTTTCTATTTCCCCTAACTTTGGAGTGGGGTTATCCCTATTGATTCTGTCTAAAAATACAATCCCTGGGTCACCGTTTTTCCATGCCATATTAATGATAAGATCAAACACCTTTTTGGCCTTTAACCTCTTTGTTACCTTCTTTGTATGAGGGTTGATTAATTCATATTCTTCGTTATTTTTTACCTTTTTCATGAAGTCTTCTGTTATAGCCACAGATATATTGAAATTGTTTAGTCTCTTATTATTTCTCTTTGCAGTGATAAACTCAATGATGTCGGGGTGGTCTGCCCTGAGTGTCGCCATATTTGCCCCTCTACGGGTCCCTCCCTGTTTTATTGCCTCTGTTGCAGCATCAAATACGCCCATAAAGGATACAGGGCCACTGGAGATTCCTTTGGTAGTTTTTACAGGGCTGTTTTTGGGTCTTAGCCTTGAGAAGCTAAAGCCTGTCCCACCGCCGGATTTATGGATAAGGGCTGTATGTTTTACTGCCTCAAAAATACTCTCCATGGAGTCATCAATGGGCAGTACAAAACATGCTGATAGCTGTTGAAGGTCTCTTCCTGCATTCATTAAGGTTGGAGAATTTGGAAGGAACTCCAGATTTGCCATCATTCGATAAGATTTATTGGCTTTTCCTGTTATATCAATATCTAGTTCATATATCTTATCTGCTGAAGCGATATTAAGGGCAACTCTTTTAAATAGCTCTTTAGGGTCTTCATTGACTTTTCCCTCTTCGTCCTTTTTCAGATATCTCCTTTCTAGTACAGTAAGAGCATTAGGGGAAAGGACTATTTCATCATTATCATCGATTACCTCTTTTATTATGGGATCGGCTATTTTCAAATCTACACCTAGAGAATTAAGAACCTTTCTACTGTCCAATCTGTTATTATCCTGTTTGGGATGAAGATTTTCTTCGCTTACTTCATCAATATTGGATTTCTTTTTAGTGACATTACTGGCAGGGTCCATAGCCTTTTCCTCTTGATGTAGAAAATAATACTAATAAAGACGAGTTTATACTAGAATAAGAAAAAAATACACTATTTTGTAGTGAATATTTAATACACTACTATATGTTGTATTGTCAAGTAAAAATTTTTAAAAAAACTTGTTAAATTTAAAATAGTTTAAAAGAAAAGAATTATGAAGTTTCAATTGAAAGAAAATTGTTCATTTTTTGCTTGCCCAAAAAACGAACCAAAAAAGGGCACCCCCTTGCTTTTTTTAACGGAATTTTTCTGGCGCTCATTCGGCGAGGGAGGAAACTCGCTTTGCTCAGACACCCTCCCTCTTTTTTCCTCGTTCACTTGAAAAACTCCTAAAAAGCAAAAGGGGACCCCGGAACAATAAAAAACAATAATATTTTTTAATTAGTTCATTTTTGTTAAAATAAATTCGGCTCTTATAAAAAATGGAGGCAAAATGATACCTAACAGAGAATTGGCTAATAGTGGTTCTTTCCCTACTTGTTTGACTTATACTGAGTGTCCTAAATGTAGATATCTTTCAAATTCTCCTGATTTAGACTGTCCTGATATACCTTGTCCAAAATGTAGTGTTTCAGGTTTAACAAGATTAATATTTCCCAGCCTTTCGGCCTTAGAACTTTTAGAAATGATTGGTTATTTTTACTCAAAAGCATGTGACAGAATTGACAATTTAGAAGAAGAATTAGTTAAAACTCTCCAAGAACAACTTGGAGAAAAATACGATTCTGATTTAGCCATAAAGACAGCCAGAGAAATTCAAAATTTATATAATAAATATGATGATAAAGAATTAGAATATAACAAAATGCTCGAAATGATAAAAGAACGTCTTTCTCTGCAAACAATTGAAGAAGCCCAAAAAGCTTTTGTACCTCTTTTTAAATATGATGATAGTTTTGAAGAACATAAAGTCATAGTTATATTAACATGTACGCTGCTTGAGAAAATGTTCGATGACCTTCTCATCAAAATCAACATATCAAAAGGTGTGGATTGGTCTGAAGCAGAGAAAAAAGTTAGTCAATTGAGAAATTTTAATAAGCGATGTAAGGCTTTCGAAAAAATTACTGGTAATTCTCTCAAAAATGCGATAGGTCAAACTTCGATGACTACCTTTTATAAAGATTGGAAAGATATTCGAGACAAGCGAAATGAATTTATTC is drawn from Nitrospinota bacterium and contains these coding sequences:
- a CDS encoding sigma-70 family RNA polymerase sigma factor, with translation DLINEGNIGLIRAAKKFDPTKGIKFITYAVWWIRTSIRHALAKQQGVVSLPYKQTDIFYKINRKKEELSKNLEKEPSVDELADSLDLSIEDIERNQQNYSSFLSLDVPISNDSKKSFVELLGEDDPARVDQDLEERSLSKETAKLIEELEPRQKEIIEMRFGLNGKESMSLREVGKKLRLSGERVRQIEKESLVNLHRIAKERELDLFLN
- the hisJ gene encoding histidinol-phosphatase HisJ, which translates into the protein MIDYHIHTIFCGHATGDFEDYVQKAIDLGFKEIGFADHFPLLRHWEPEITMLSEELPVYVGKVLEINNRFKEIEIKLGIEVDYIPECIEETQKILEKYPFDYVYCSLHYIGDWGFDNPAYKESWEKENITEIYQEYYRLLREAVSTGLFDIIAHLDLVKKFGYRPEKNIFHEIKRVINTIKKEKMAIEINTSGLRMPVSEIYPSQEILRYCKKRFVPVIMGSDAHTPDDVGRDFNKAKRILKKIGYKNTVVFNKRKIVDKIKL
- a CDS encoding vitamin B12-dependent ribonucleotide reductase; protein product: MDPASNVTKKKSNIDEVSEENLHPKQDNNRLDSRKVLNSLGVDLKIADPIIKEVIDDNDEIVLSPNALTVLERRYLKKDEEGKVNEDPKELFKRVALNIASADKIYELDIDITGKANKSYRMMANLEFLPNSPTLMNAGRDLQQLSACFVLPIDDSMESIFEAVKHTALIHKSGGGTGFSFSRLRPKNSPVKTTKGISSGPVSFMGVFDAATEAIKQGGTRRGANMATLRADHPDIIEFITAKRNNKRLNNFNISVAITEDFMKKVKNNEEYELINPHTKKVTKRLKAKKVFDLIINMAWKNGDPGIVFLDRINRDNPTPKLGEIESTNPCGEQPLLPYESCNLGSINLSKMVLSGNGKNILDYTKLAETVKTSVQFLDNVIDMNNYPIDLIAKNTKENRKIGLGVMGFADMLIKLGIPYNSDLALATAEDIMNFILKEARKASAEIAIKRGVFPNYQESIYATSNNGLNLRNATLTTIAPTGTLSIIANCSSGIEPLFALSYIRKVLDDDELIEVHPLFEEVAKKRGFYSKELMKKIAEKGSVQGMAEVPEDIQKLFVTAHDISPEYHIRMQGAFQKYTDNAVSKTVNLRHDSTTDDVKKVYLLAYKLGCKGVTIYRDSSRDKQVLNINKPTKEAQIKRIPRPRSEITTGTTRMMKTGCGKLYVTINEDEKGKPFEIFNQMGKAGGCSASQSEALGRLVSLALRSNIDTSEIISQLKGISCHLPVWQNGGKILSCSDAIAKALESYLNIGEASYQHALKEITEIKITSEKLFMRGSCPDCGGIVEHESGCLLCKQCGYSECY